The following proteins are encoded in a genomic region of Brachypodium distachyon strain Bd21 chromosome 1, Brachypodium_distachyon_v3.0, whole genome shotgun sequence:
- the LOC100827841 gene encoding uncharacterized protein LOC100827841: protein MQAPKRGTESTEIDKTMPSSHGSSSSPAVVVISLDSDSDDATDALSTPAAERIASTLRTQEEVDDLCRKHGVPREFSARPAGDDLRASSTPPPGAVCVYAHALEAGVRFPLHAFFCEALNHFSLAPGQLTPNGWRILVGFVALCHDAGVRPSLPVFRRFFSLLNREGKAWYYFRCKGAARALFTGLTNSKSEREWKGGFFFLTSPEPWPCPVRWGEPPLATSNVDPVLTSEEEKSVEKLLGVHLGTAVDLRTYLRKADLAAALASNLTGKSPPPPPQPSPPSSGAKGIDPSAEKVAVVKTEKLDTEPDGEMPPLSGKKRKREESANGKEVLRRREQLSTPPAANLCPASPSSLGPPPGFVPKPPPLPVLPDAHDGDSADWEAARKVLECAVTPSRERQFAAANPSDVVASSYITMLQAANYATFTAAYALELEQKLAARDAEVAVLREQLEKSEAEKESVKAAAV, encoded by the exons ATGCAGGCACCCAAGCGCGGCACGGAGAGTACCGAGATCGACAAGACGATGCCATCCTCCcacggctcctcctcttcccccgccgTCGTGGTCATCAGCCTCGACAGCGACAGCGACGACGCCACCGACGCCCTCTCGACGCCGGCCGCCGAGCGCATCGCCTCCACCCTGCGCACccaggaggaggtcgacgacCTCTGCAGGAAGCACGGCGTGCCGCGGGAGTTCTCCGCGCGCCCCGCGGGCGACGACCTGCGCGCgagctcgacgccgccgccgggggccGTCTGCGTCTACGCGCACGCGCTGGAGGCCGGGGTCCGCTTTCCGCTGCACGCCTTCTTCTGCGAGGCGCTCAACCACTTCTCCCTCGCGCCCGGCCAGCTTACGCCCAACGGGTGGCGCATCTTGGTCGGGTTCGTCGCGCTCTGCCACGACGCCGGCGTGCGGCCGTCGCTGCCCGTCTTCCGCCGCTTCTTCTCGCTGTTGAACAGAGAAGGAAAGGCCTGGTACTACTTCCGGTGCAAGGGCGCGGCCCGAGCGCTCTTCACTGGCCTGACCAATTCAAAGTCCGAGAGAGAGTGGAAAGGGGGTTTCTTCTTCCTGACATCCCCGGAGCCATGGCCGTGCCCCGTGCGTTGGGGCGAGCCGCCTCTCGCGACATCCAACGTCGATCCGGTGCTTACAAGCGAGGAGGAGAAATCCGTAGAAAAGCTGCTAGGCGTGCACCTCGGCACCGCGGTTGATCTCCGGACTTACCTCCGTAAGGCCGATCTCGCCGCGGCCTTGGCTTCCAACCTCACCGGCAAatcaccaccgccaccgccacaaccttctcctccttcatcTGGTGCCAAAG GGATTGATCCATCCGCGGAGAAGGTGGCAGTCGTAAAGACGGAGAAGTTGGATACTGAGCCGGACGGCGAGATGCCGCCGCTGtccgggaagaagaggaaacggGAGGAGTCTGCTAATGGAAAAGAAGTACTTCGCCGTCGTGAGCAGCTGAGCACGCCACCTGCAGCCAATCTCTGCCCGGCCTCGCCGTCCAGCTTGGGTCCACCACCAGGCTTCGTCCCGAAGCCTCCGCCCCTGCCCGTGCTACCAGACGCACACGACGGCGACAGCGCTGACTGGGAGGCCGCGCGGAAGGTGCTGGAGTGCGCCGTCACGCCGTCGCGGGAGCGCCagttcgccgccgccaatcCTTCCGACGTCGTCGCGTCGAGCTACATCACAATGCTCCAG GCGGCGAACTACGCGACCTTCACCGCCGCCTACgcgctggagctggagcagaAGCTGGCGGCGCGGGACGCCGAGGTCGCAGTTCTGAGGGAGCAGCTGGAGAAGTCGGAGGCGGAGAAGGAGAGCgtcaaggcggcggcggtgtag
- the LOC106866540 gene encoding uncharacterized protein LOC106866540 isoform X1 produces MQEMTLPLKVTALPAAGRARASVAHQLLSRCPPLALTLRPATARLLLRLRRRTRIPPQHSIANCSTLGPDHSQGSHSNASYTVAVEQLWNIMDPEHVRWSKIGYCNRLICKLVFIADLRVEIIST; encoded by the exons ATGCAGGAGATGACGCTCCCCCTCAAGGTCACCGCCCTGCCCGCCGCTGGTCGGGCCCGTGCAAGCGTCGCCCACCAGTTGCTGTCCCGATGCCCACCTCTTGCGCTGACGCTAAGGCCGGCCACTGCACGGCTGttgctccgcctccgccgccgcacgcggATTCCACCCCAGCACTCGATCGCCAATTGTTCGACACTGGGGCCCGACCATAGTCAAGG ATCGCACTCAAATGCTTCTTATACTGTTGCTGTTGAACAACTTTGGAACATAATGGATCCTGAGCATGTCCGCTGGAGTAAAATAGGATACTGCAACAG GTTGATCTGTAAGCTTGTATTCATTGCGGATTTGCGTGTTGAGATAATATCTACCTAA
- the LOC106866540 gene encoding uncharacterized protein LOC106866540 isoform X2 has translation MQEMTLPLKVTALPAAGRARASVAHQLLSRCPPLALTLRPATARLLLRLRRRTRIPPQHSIANCSTLGPDHSQGSHSNASYTVAVEQLWNIMDPEHVRWSKIGYCNRSAIKQLQLNC, from the exons ATGCAGGAGATGACGCTCCCCCTCAAGGTCACCGCCCTGCCCGCCGCTGGTCGGGCCCGTGCAAGCGTCGCCCACCAGTTGCTGTCCCGATGCCCACCTCTTGCGCTGACGCTAAGGCCGGCCACTGCACGGCTGttgctccgcctccgccgccgcacgcggATTCCACCCCAGCACTCGATCGCCAATTGTTCGACACTGGGGCCCGACCATAGTCAAGG ATCGCACTCAAATGCTTCTTATACTGTTGCTGTTGAACAACTTTGGAACATAATGGATCCTGAGCATGTCCGCTGGAGTAAAATAGGATACTGCAACAG GTCAGCTATCAAGCAGTTGCAGCTGAATTGTTGA
- the LOC100827232 gene encoding mannan endo-1,4-beta-mannosidase 1 isoform X2, which produces MPPLARPTTPPPSRTRMNSPPRLPPPALCTPRAAASPPQESSCPVSSLHQTPSAPPSDSSRPAPLRTPRACSAAATGAAPTTTARIVARRLRRTSGSASPLTSSSVLTVFTIHGFNTYWLTLDDGGYRALQTAPFCYDEEVFQALDFVVSEARRHKMRLILSLCNNWEDYGGKVHYVRLGNEAAGLDLTSDDDFFSDLTIKSYYKAFVEEYGSVKQGEQQVAFLI; this is translated from the exons ATGCCGCCCCTCGCTCGCCCGACGACGCCACCGCCCTCGCGCACACGGATGaactcgccgccgcgcctgcCGCCCCCTGCCCTCTGTACCCCTCGCGCtgcggcgtcgccgccgcaggAATCCTCTTGCCCTGTCAGCTCCTTGCACCAGACACcttccgcgccgccgtcggactcttcccgccccgcgccgctgcGAACGCCTCGCGCTTGCAGCGCTGCCGCCACGGGAGCCGCTCCCACCACCACGGCGAGGATAGTGGCAAGGCGTCTGAGAAGAACTTCCGGCTCGGCGTCGCCTCTGACATCGTCCTCAGTCCTCACCGTATTCACCATCCACGGCTTCAACACCTACTGGCTCACCTTGGACGACGGTGGGTACCGCGCGCTGCAGACGGCCCCATTCTGCTACGACGAGGAGGTGTTCCAG GCATTAGATTTCGTTGTCAGCGAGGCAAGAAGGCATAAGATGCGGTTAATACTGTCACTGTGCAATAACTGGGAAGACTATGGAGGGAAGGTGCATTATGTAAGATTGGGAAATGAGGCTGCTGGACTAGATCTTACTTCTGATGACGACTTCTTCTCTGATCTGACAATTAAGAGCTACTACAAGGCCTTTGTTGAG GAATATGGATCCGTCAAGCAAG GTGAACAACAGGTGGCATTTTTGATTTGA
- the LOC100827232 gene encoding mannan endo-1,4-beta-mannosidase 1 isoform X1 has protein sequence MPPLARPTTPPPSRTRMNSPPRLPPPALCTPRAAASPPQESSCPVSSLHQTPSAPPSDSSRPAPLRTPRACSAAATGAAPTTTARIVARRLRRTSGSASPLTSSSVLTVFTIHGFNTYWLTLDDGGYRALQTAPFCYDEEVFQALDFVVSEARRHKMRLILSLCNNWEDYGGKVHYVRLGNEAAGLDLTSDDDFFSDLTIKSYYKAFVEEYGSVKQGMTLVFVSGTDKWLGDLNF, from the exons ATGCCGCCCCTCGCTCGCCCGACGACGCCACCGCCCTCGCGCACACGGATGaactcgccgccgcgcctgcCGCCCCCTGCCCTCTGTACCCCTCGCGCtgcggcgtcgccgccgcaggAATCCTCTTGCCCTGTCAGCTCCTTGCACCAGACACcttccgcgccgccgtcggactcttcccgccccgcgccgctgcGAACGCCTCGCGCTTGCAGCGCTGCCGCCACGGGAGCCGCTCCCACCACCACGGCGAGGATAGTGGCAAGGCGTCTGAGAAGAACTTCCGGCTCGGCGTCGCCTCTGACATCGTCCTCAGTCCTCACCGTATTCACCATCCACGGCTTCAACACCTACTGGCTCACCTTGGACGACGGTGGGTACCGCGCGCTGCAGACGGCCCCATTCTGCTACGACGAGGAGGTGTTCCAG GCATTAGATTTCGTTGTCAGCGAGGCAAGAAGGCATAAGATGCGGTTAATACTGTCACTGTGCAATAACTGGGAAGACTATGGAGGGAAGGTGCATTATGTAAGATTGGGAAATGAGGCTGCTGGACTAGATCTTACTTCTGATGACGACTTCTTCTCTGATCTGACAATTAAGAGCTACTACAAGGCCTTTGTTGAG GAATATGGATCCGTCAAGCAAGGTATGACATTGGTGTTTGTTTCTGGTACAGACAAATGGTTAGGAGATTTAAACTTCTAA